From Budorcas taxicolor isolate Tak-1 chromosome 19, Takin1.1, whole genome shotgun sequence, the proteins below share one genomic window:
- the YWHAE gene encoding 14-3-3 protein epsilon isoform X1: protein MDDREDLVYQAKLAEQAERYDEMVESMKKVAGMDVELTVEERNLLSVAYKNVIGARRASWRIISSIEQKEENKGGEDKLKMIREYRQMVETELKLICCDILDVLDKHLIPAANTGESKVFYYKMKGDYHRYLAEFATGNDRKEAAENSLVAYKAASDIAMTELPPTHPIRLGLALNFSVFYYEILNSPDRACRLAKAAFDDAIAELDTLSEESYKDSTLIMQLLRDNLTLWTSDMQGDGEEQNKEALQDVEDENQ from the exons AAATGGTGGAGTCAATGAAGAAGGTAGCAGGGATGGATGTGGAGTTGACAGTTGAAGAAAGAAACCTCCTATCTGTTGCATATAAAAATGTGATTGGAGCTAGAAGAGCTTCCTGGAGAATAATCAGCAGCAttgaacagaaagaagaaaacaagggaGGAGAAGACAAACTAAAAATGATTCGGGAATATCGGCAAATG gttgaGACTGAGCTAAAGTTAATCTGTTGTGACATTCTGGATGTACTGGACAAACACCTCATTCCAGCAGCTAACACTGGCGAGTCCAAGGTTTTCTATTATAAAAT gaAAGGGGACTACCACAGGTATCTGGCTGAATTTGCCACAGGGAATGACAGGAAGGAGGCTGCGGAGAACAGCCTAGTGGCTTATAAAGCTGCTAGTGATATTGCAATGACAGAACTTCCACCAACACATCCCATTCGCTTAGGTCTtgctctcaatttttctgtattctACTATGAAATTCTTAATTCCCCCGACCGTGCCTGCCG GTTGGCAAAAGCAGCTTTTGATGATGCAATTGCAGAACTGGACACCCTGAGTGAAGAAAGCTATAAGGACTCTACACTTATCATGCAGTTGTTACGTGATAATCTGACACTATGGACTTCAGACATGCAGGGTGATG gtgaagagcagaataaagaagcGCTGCAGGATGTGGAAGATGAAAATCAGTGA
- the YWHAE gene encoding 14-3-3 protein epsilon isoform X2, producing MDDREDLVYQAKLAEQAERYDEMVESMKKVAGMDVELTVEERNLLSVAYKNVIGARRASWRIISSIEQKEENKGGEDKLKMIREYRQMVETELKLICCDILDVLDKHLIPAANTGESKVFYYKMKGDYHRYLAEFATGNDRKEAAENSLVAYKAASDIAMTELPPTHPIRLGLALNFSVFYYEILNSPDRACRLAKAAFDDAIAELDTLSEESYKDSTLIMQLLRDNLTLWTSDMQGDDS from the exons AAATGGTGGAGTCAATGAAGAAGGTAGCAGGGATGGATGTGGAGTTGACAGTTGAAGAAAGAAACCTCCTATCTGTTGCATATAAAAATGTGATTGGAGCTAGAAGAGCTTCCTGGAGAATAATCAGCAGCAttgaacagaaagaagaaaacaagggaGGAGAAGACAAACTAAAAATGATTCGGGAATATCGGCAAATG gttgaGACTGAGCTAAAGTTAATCTGTTGTGACATTCTGGATGTACTGGACAAACACCTCATTCCAGCAGCTAACACTGGCGAGTCCAAGGTTTTCTATTATAAAAT gaAAGGGGACTACCACAGGTATCTGGCTGAATTTGCCACAGGGAATGACAGGAAGGAGGCTGCGGAGAACAGCCTAGTGGCTTATAAAGCTGCTAGTGATATTGCAATGACAGAACTTCCACCAACACATCCCATTCGCTTAGGTCTtgctctcaatttttctgtattctACTATGAAATTCTTAATTCCCCCGACCGTGCCTGCCG GTTGGCAAAAGCAGCTTTTGATGATGCAATTGCAGAACTGGACACCCTGAGTGAAGAAAGCTATAAGGACTCTACACTTATCATGCAGTTGTTACGTGATAATCTGACACTATGGACTTCAGACATGCAGGGTGATG ATTCCTAA